In the Alphaproteobacteria bacterium genome, GCGCAACGGTCAGGGCGATGCAGGCGCGGCGAGGCGGATGGGGCGATAGCGACGACATGCCGGTTCGAAACAGGTTTCCTTCGAGAGGCGTTCGGGCCTTGTGGTGCGCCGTGCTGGCGCTCCTTGCCGCATCGGGGTGCGCGCGGGTCGAGCCCGTGGAACAGCGGATTCCCGCAGCGCCCGAACAACAGGCCGCCCCCGAAACGCCGCCGGAACCGCGTTGCGCCGCCGCGCGGCGCCCGGTGGAGCAGGGCGCGGCCTCATGGTACGGCGAGACGCACCACGGCCGCCGCACGGCCAGCGGCGCGGCCTTCGACATGAACGGAATGACCGCCGCCCACCGCACCCTGCCGTTCGGCACCAGGATCCGGGTGACGCATGCGGGCACCGGCCGGTCGGTCGTGCTGACGGTGACGGACCGGGGCCCCTTTGTCGAGGGCCGGATCGTCGATGTTTCGCGGCAGGCGGCGCGCGAACTGGGTTTCGAGCAGGACGGAGTGGCGCCGGTGCGCCTCGCGGTGACCGGCCCCTGTTGACCGGCGGCACGGCCGCATGGCGTCCCGGCGCACGGACACTTCTTTGACACCACATTTCGCGCCGCCCCCGCGAAACCTTCGCCGCCGCGTCCGCGTTAACCATGTATCTGCCAACAATGAACGAGATGGAGGAACGAGATGCTGGATGAAGACATTCGCGAAACGCACGACCTCATCGCCAGCGACAAGGTTGAGGGCACCAGGGTTTACAGCAACGACGGGGACGAGATCGGCAAGATCGAGCGGCTGGTGCTGGAGAAGCGCGGCGGCCGGGTGTCCTACGCGGAATTGAGCTTCGGCGGCTTCCTGGGCATCGGCGAGGAGCGCTATCCACTGCCATGGGCCAAGCTGCATTATGACACGGAACTGGGCGGCTATCGCGCGGACGTCACCGAGGAGCAGGTGAAGGGCGCGCCGAATTACACCAATTACGACGATTACGACTGGTCGCCCGAAGGCGGCCGGCGCATCTACGACTACTACGGCGTGCCGCCGTACTGGACCGTATGAAATCGGCCAACCGGATGCCCGCCCGGCCCCGCGTACGGACCGCGGCGCCGGACGGGCGCTCTTTGTGACGGGAGAACGAGCAATCATGCCAGCAAAATCGAAAGCGCAGCAGAAGGCCGCCGGCGCGGCGCTGTCCGCAAAGCGCGGCGAGGCGAAGGTTTCCGAACTGCGGGGCACCGCGCAGGACATGTATGAGAGCATGACCGAGGACGAACTGGCGGAACTGGCGTCCACGAAACGCGACGACCTGCCGGAATACGCTGACCGCGACTGATTCGGGGAACGGTGACGGATATCCGGCGGGTGCCGAACGCCGCGCGATTCTAGGTGAGGGTGAGGTCTGTTTTCGCTTGCCACTCTGCGTCGAGTCGATCCAGTAATGCGGTGCAGGCCTCGCGGATTGCCGGGTCGATATCGAGTTCCTGCCTTTTGCGCACCCGGCCCCGGTTTGGCAGTGCGATCATGCGGGGCGTGGCCGGCAGATCGAGGAAGCCGGCGATACGTCTGACGGTTGCCGCATTCTCATCGACCAGATTGTCGAACCGTAACAGCATCACGCGCGGGTCGCGGTCGAATTGCTTTTCAAAGAACAGGCTATTGCGAATGAACCAGAACAGGGCATTCGCCGAAAAATTGTTCAGGTCCGGTCGGTAGAGCGCCCGGAC is a window encoding:
- a CDS encoding septal ring lytic transglycosylase RlpA family protein, coding for MWCAVLALLAASGCARVEPVEQRIPAAPEQQAAPETPPEPRCAAARRPVEQGAASWYGETHHGRRTASGAAFDMNGMTAAHRTLPFGTRIRVTHAGTGRSVVLTVTDRGPFVEGRIVDVSRQAARELGFEQDGVAPVRLAVTGPC
- a CDS encoding PRC-barrel domain-containing protein, with product MLDEDIRETHDLIASDKVEGTRVYSNDGDEIGKIERLVLEKRGGRVSYAELSFGGFLGIGEERYPLPWAKLHYDTELGGYRADVTEEQVKGAPNYTNYDDYDWSPEGGRRIYDYYGVPPYWTV
- a CDS encoding DUF3008 family protein, giving the protein MPAKSKAQQKAAGAALSAKRGEAKVSELRGTAQDMYESMTEDELAELASTKRDDLPEYADRD